From Streptomyces sp. 6-11-2, one genomic window encodes:
- a CDS encoding D-alanine--D-alanine ligase family protein, with the protein MSSENLPQSPEQPSRKPRVAVVCGGRSSEHGISVVTAGAVLRAIDRTKYEVLPIGITRDGRWALTADEPERMAITEGRTPSVEELTDSGEGGVVLPVDPANREVVYSEPGSVPKALGEVDVVFPVLHGPYGEDGTLQGLLELSGVPYVGSGVLASAVGQDKEYMKRVFTSFGLKVGPYVVIRPREWARDPSAARKKIVDFAGEHGWPLFVKPARAGSSIGITKVDDLSGLDEAVEEAQRHDPKVLVEAALRGREIECGVLEFEDGPRASVPAEIPPPEAHAYYDFEAKYIDSTPGVVPAPLTDEETAEVRRLAVEAFEAASCEGLVRADFFLTEDGEFVINEINTMPGFTPISMYPQMWQASGISYPELVDRLIQAALRRSTGLR; encoded by the coding sequence ATGAGCAGCGAGAACCTCCCCCAGAGCCCCGAGCAGCCGTCCCGCAAGCCCCGCGTGGCCGTCGTGTGCGGCGGCCGCAGCTCCGAACACGGGATCTCCGTGGTCACCGCGGGCGCGGTGCTGCGCGCCATCGACCGGACCAAGTACGAGGTCCTGCCGATCGGCATCACGCGCGACGGCCGCTGGGCCCTGACCGCCGACGAGCCGGAGCGCATGGCCATCACCGAGGGCCGCACCCCGAGCGTCGAGGAGCTCACGGACTCCGGCGAGGGCGGCGTGGTGCTCCCCGTGGACCCGGCCAACCGCGAAGTCGTCTACAGCGAGCCCGGTTCGGTGCCCAAGGCGCTCGGCGAGGTCGACGTGGTCTTCCCGGTGCTGCACGGCCCCTACGGCGAGGACGGCACCCTCCAGGGCCTCCTGGAGCTGTCCGGCGTGCCGTACGTGGGCTCGGGCGTGCTCGCCTCGGCCGTCGGCCAGGACAAGGAGTACATGAAGCGGGTGTTCACCTCCTTCGGGCTCAAGGTCGGCCCGTACGTGGTGATCCGGCCGCGCGAGTGGGCGCGGGACCCGTCCGCCGCCCGCAAGAAGATCGTCGACTTCGCCGGCGAGCACGGCTGGCCGCTGTTCGTGAAGCCCGCGCGCGCCGGTTCGTCGATCGGCATCACCAAGGTCGACGACCTCTCCGGCCTGGACGAGGCGGTCGAGGAGGCCCAGCGGCACGACCCGAAGGTGCTCGTGGAGGCCGCGCTGCGCGGCCGCGAGATCGAGTGCGGGGTGCTGGAGTTCGAGGACGGCCCGCGGGCCTCCGTACCGGCCGAGATCCCGCCGCCCGAGGCGCACGCGTACTACGACTTCGAGGCCAAGTACATCGACTCGACGCCCGGCGTCGTGCCCGCCCCGCTGACCGACGAGGAGACCGCCGAGGTGCGGCGGCTCGCGGTGGAGGCCTTCGAGGCGGCCTCCTGCGAGGGCCTGGTCCGCGCGGACTTCTTCCTCACCGAGGACGGCGAGTTCGTGATCAACGAGATCAACACCATGCCCGGCTTCACGCCCATCTCGATGTACCCGCAGATGTGGCAGGCGAGCGGGATCAGCTACCCGGAACTGGTGGACCGGCTGATCCAGGCGGCGCTGCGCCGCTCGACGGGCCTGCGCTGA
- a CDS encoding DUF3515 domain-containing protein has protein sequence MSFFRHRLLGLPVLAALITVAGCSPGDDSATVAVPGPRPSVAGLCRDLDRELPGKVDGLSREDPRPASALTAGWGSPAIILRCGVPRPAAMDDPEADGAEVNDVGWLLQKQGDGSFRFTTTLRLAYVEVTIPAGRTDHGVAPLVDLAPAVKKAIPKGIAD, from the coding sequence GTGAGCTTCTTCCGTCACCGGCTTCTCGGCCTGCCCGTTCTCGCCGCGCTGATCACCGTCGCGGGCTGTTCCCCAGGCGACGACAGCGCCACCGTGGCGGTTCCCGGCCCACGGCCGTCGGTTGCCGGACTGTGCCGGGATCTGGACAGGGAACTGCCTGGGAAAGTGGACGGACTGAGCCGCGAGGACCCCCGGCCCGCCTCCGCGCTGACCGCGGGCTGGGGAAGCCCGGCGATCATACTGCGCTGCGGTGTCCCGCGGCCCGCCGCGATGGACGATCCGGAGGCCGACGGGGCCGAGGTGAACGACGTGGGCTGGCTGCTGCAGAAGCAGGGGGACGGGTCGTTCCGCTTCACCACCACGCTGCGCCTGGCCTATGTGGAGGTGACGATCCCCGCGGGGCGGACGGACCACGGGGTGGCGCCGCTGGTCGATCTGGCCCCGGCCGTGAAGAAGGCGATCCCCAAGGGGATCGCCGACTGA
- the rpmB gene encoding 50S ribosomal protein L28, whose protein sequence is MAANCDVCGKGPGFGNNISHSHRRTSRRWNPNIQRVRTVVGGTPKRVNACTSCIKAGKVSR, encoded by the coding sequence GTGGCTGCCAACTGCGACGTCTGCGGCAAGGGGCCGGGCTTCGGCAACAACATCTCGCACTCGCACCGCCGTACGTCCCGTCGCTGGAACCCGAACATCCAGCGTGTGCGTACCGTGGTCGGCGGGACGCCGAAGCGCGTGAACGCCTGCACCTCGTGCATCAAGGCCGGCAAGGTCTCGCGCTGA
- the thiD gene encoding bifunctional hydroxymethylpyrimidine kinase/phosphomethylpyrimidine kinase, whose amino-acid sequence MTAAPPRVLTVAGSDSGGGAGIQADLKTMLALGVHGMSVITAVTAQNSLGVQGAWELPVEAVRAQYRSVVDDIGVQAVKTGMLASAELAGAVAELIAGTDAPAVVDPVGVSKHGDPLLAASALRTVRTRLLPVATVATPNLDEVAQLTGVRVRTEEQMREAAEAVLAFGPKWVLIKGGHLAGDAGWEGGNRAVWEGGNQTAWEGGNQAVGEGEDQAVDLLTDGAEEHWLRAPRYDNRHTHGTGCTLASAIASHLAKGDSVPEAVAAAKEYVTGAIAAGFALGGGIGPVDHGWALRGSRSG is encoded by the coding sequence ATGACCGCCGCCCCTCCCCGTGTGCTGACCGTCGCGGGCTCCGACTCCGGCGGCGGCGCCGGCATCCAGGCCGACCTGAAGACGATGCTCGCCCTGGGCGTGCACGGCATGAGCGTGATCACCGCGGTCACCGCGCAGAACTCCCTCGGCGTGCAGGGCGCGTGGGAACTGCCCGTGGAGGCGGTCCGGGCCCAGTACCGCAGCGTCGTGGACGACATCGGCGTCCAGGCGGTCAAGACCGGGATGCTGGCCTCGGCGGAACTGGCCGGGGCCGTCGCCGAATTGATCGCCGGGACCGACGCGCCCGCGGTCGTCGACCCGGTCGGCGTCTCCAAGCACGGCGACCCGCTCCTGGCCGCGTCCGCGCTTCGGACCGTACGGACCAGGCTGCTGCCGGTGGCGACCGTCGCCACGCCGAACCTCGACGAGGTGGCCCAGCTGACCGGCGTCCGGGTCCGGACGGAGGAGCAGATGCGGGAGGCCGCGGAGGCGGTGCTGGCGTTCGGGCCGAAGTGGGTGCTGATCAAGGGCGGCCACCTCGCCGGGGACGCCGGGTGGGAGGGCGGGAACCGGGCTGTGTGGGAGGGCGGGAACCAGACGGCGTGGGAGGGCGGGAACCAGGCTGTGGGGGAGGGCGAGGACCAGGCCGTGGACCTGCTCACCGACGGCGCCGAGGAGCACTGGCTGCGCGCCCCCCGGTACGACAACCGGCACACGCACGGCACCGGCTGCACCCTCGCCTCCGCGATCGCCTCGCACCTGGCGAAGGGCGACTCCGTGCCGGAGGCCGTGGCGGCGGCCAAGGAGTACGTCACCGGGGCGATCGCCGCCGGCTTCGCGCTCGGCGGGGGGATCGGGCCCGTGGACCACGGGTGGGCCCTGCGCGGGTCTCGGTCGGGGTAG
- a CDS encoding thiamine-phosphate kinase — protein sequence MKGTVGELGEFGLIRELTSRLTTTPAVRVGPGDDAAVVAAPDRRVVASTDILLEGRHFRRDWSTAYDVGRKAAAQNLADIAAMGAVPTALLLGLVVPTELPVTWPTELMDGLRDECQVAGAAVVGGDVVRGDTIMVSITALGDLRNHEPVTRAGAQPGDLIAVTGWLGWSAAGYAVLSRGFRSPRAFVEAHRRPEPPYHAGPAAAGLGATAMCDVSDGLIADLGHIAEASKVHIDIRSGAIDIPSQMNDIGQAVGVDPLQWVLTGGEDHAIVAAFPPDVKLPARWKVIGEVLSPSATPQVTVDGAPWTSKGGWDHFGDIES from the coding sequence ATGAAGGGCACTGTTGGTGAGCTCGGGGAGTTCGGGCTCATCAGGGAGCTCACCTCCCGTCTCACCACCACCCCGGCGGTCCGGGTCGGCCCCGGCGACGACGCCGCGGTGGTCGCCGCCCCCGACCGCAGGGTCGTGGCGAGCACAGACATACTCCTGGAGGGGCGGCACTTCCGCCGGGACTGGTCCACGGCCTACGACGTGGGCCGCAAGGCGGCCGCCCAGAACCTCGCGGACATCGCCGCCATGGGCGCCGTGCCGACCGCACTGCTGCTCGGCCTGGTCGTCCCCACCGAGCTTCCGGTCACCTGGCCCACCGAGCTGATGGACGGCCTGCGCGACGAGTGCCAGGTCGCCGGGGCCGCCGTCGTCGGCGGCGACGTGGTGCGCGGCGACACGATCATGGTGTCGATCACCGCGCTCGGCGATCTGCGCAACCACGAGCCCGTCACCCGCGCCGGCGCACAACCCGGCGACCTGATCGCGGTGACCGGCTGGCTGGGCTGGTCCGCGGCCGGATACGCGGTGCTCTCCCGGGGCTTCCGCTCGCCCCGTGCCTTCGTCGAGGCCCATCGCCGCCCGGAGCCGCCGTACCACGCGGGTCCCGCGGCCGCCGGGCTCGGCGCCACCGCGATGTGCGACGTCAGCGACGGACTGATCGCCGACCTCGGGCACATCGCGGAGGCCAGCAAGGTCCACATCGACATCCGTTCCGGGGCCATAGACATCCCCTCGCAGATGAACGACATCGGGCAGGCCGTCGGCGTCGACCCGTTGCAGTGGGTGCTGACCGGGGGAGAGGACCACGCGATCGTGGCGGCCTTCCCCCCGGACGTGAAGCTGCCGGCCCGCTGGAAGGTGATCGGCGAAGTGCTCAGCCCCTCGGCCACACCTCAGGTCACGGTCGACGGCGCGCCGTGGACCAGCAAGGGCGGCTGGGATCACTTCGGGGACATCGAGTCATGA
- a CDS encoding tetratricopeptide repeat protein codes for MSEITDFDSLRREIAANGERPEGPARNARAELLLAEAERLNIPLAVIEALGHQLKVYNYSSEKDKMFVPFARLLRMWDERPEDFDEYETHSLHWVFKWMSAGMLGRPHIPLAAVEKWLGEMEHRYRLAGHSERAVRSAEFSIARHIGDLARAERAYAAWLAADRDGMADCHACELHDQGGWQAECGRDAEAVELWRSVLDGEFSCAHEPHGVLASSLMPLLRLGRLDEARAHHLRGLRLVRPMESMRGAYADHVEFCALTGNEARALELLAERPAYFTDDGNPLGRLDFLAVTALLMDRLVELGWDGQTVPGPAGRAWTAGELAVHARAEASALAARFDERNGTSRVGERARARMARRPLVDRLPLGVRTARPAGIAPAPAVRAPVEAAGEAAAPDEAGLPALIAEARRLSDTLRPHAMEAWAAVARAAQGVELEARDRAEIADHEAMDRGPEGAALFERAAEWYARAGDPGEALAARSRAAYVRALTGDVDGALTAVAEPYERVLALYAEEGTGLRQAASVVMGRARILMRPVYEAEGPVDPGTLSAAEEAAREVLALVEGHAGDDARIASRAAEARAMLAETAARTGDLRGAAELFGRATDEYVGAGLPWFAVEYEARLAALAHHLGDPEGAERALRAALEHGGAHLKAAGRAQLHLQLAEVLGGLDRTGEAAEHALEAAHWADEADEGPALGAWARQQLGGLLLRLGRWAEAAEVLESALSDLSAETHGDGAVVQTRWWLGDCLSELGEHRAAAERRLQAAETARHWPEQQDHATLAHLAAESLSRAGLHDEADRAYTRAADLWRSLGDVHGLVPALRARAWLALGTEAGLDAARELMEAAVTECEVALDTVDDTAARQRLVAELGHTHRQFGDLLADNVNNTNNTNNSDNANNSEDEGDGAASEEALSRLEQAIAAFALLGPAAVHDRTGAELAAGWRAAGLGRPAEATARARAVLAAYEHADDEDGRPPTRRTEAERLLRALEEGSAD; via the coding sequence ATGAGTGAGATCACCGACTTCGACTCGCTGCGCCGGGAGATCGCCGCCAACGGCGAGCGGCCGGAGGGCCCGGCCCGCAACGCGCGCGCGGAGCTGCTGCTCGCCGAGGCCGAGAGGCTGAACATCCCGCTCGCCGTGATCGAGGCGCTCGGACACCAGCTGAAGGTCTACAACTACAGCTCCGAGAAGGACAAGATGTTCGTCCCGTTCGCGCGGCTGCTGCGCATGTGGGACGAACGCCCGGAGGACTTCGACGAGTACGAGACCCACTCGCTGCACTGGGTCTTCAAGTGGATGTCGGCGGGCATGCTGGGCCGGCCGCACATCCCGCTGGCCGCCGTGGAGAAGTGGCTCGGCGAGATGGAGCACCGCTACCGGCTCGCCGGTCACTCCGAACGCGCCGTGCGCAGCGCCGAGTTCAGCATCGCCCGGCACATCGGTGACCTCGCGCGGGCAGAGCGGGCGTACGCGGCGTGGCTGGCCGCCGACCGGGACGGCATGGCGGACTGCCACGCCTGCGAACTGCACGACCAGGGCGGGTGGCAGGCCGAGTGCGGCCGCGACGCGGAGGCGGTCGAGCTGTGGCGGTCGGTGCTGGACGGCGAGTTCTCCTGCGCCCACGAGCCGCACGGCGTCCTCGCCTCGTCGCTGATGCCGCTGCTGCGGCTGGGCCGTCTCGACGAGGCCCGCGCCCACCATCTGCGGGGCCTGCGGCTCGTGCGGCCGATGGAGAGCATGCGCGGCGCCTACGCCGACCACGTGGAGTTCTGCGCGCTGACCGGCAACGAGGCACGGGCCCTGGAACTGCTGGCCGAGCGGCCGGCGTACTTCACGGACGACGGGAACCCGCTCGGCAGGCTGGACTTCCTGGCGGTGACGGCCCTCCTCATGGACCGGCTGGTCGAGCTGGGGTGGGACGGGCAGACGGTGCCCGGTCCGGCGGGGCGCGCCTGGACGGCCGGTGAACTCGCCGTGCACGCGCGCGCGGAGGCATCGGCCCTGGCGGCCCGCTTCGACGAGCGCAACGGCACGTCCCGGGTCGGCGAGCGGGCACGCGCGCGCATGGCGCGGCGCCCGCTGGTGGACCGGCTGCCGCTGGGCGTGCGCACGGCACGGCCCGCCGGCATCGCTCCGGCTCCCGCCGTGCGGGCCCCCGTCGAGGCGGCGGGCGAAGCGGCGGCGCCCGATGAAGCCGGCCTGCCCGCGCTGATCGCCGAGGCACGGCGGCTGTCGGACACCCTGCGGCCGCACGCCATGGAGGCGTGGGCGGCGGTCGCGCGGGCCGCGCAGGGCGTCGAGCTGGAGGCCCGGGACCGGGCCGAGATCGCCGACCACGAGGCGATGGACCGGGGCCCCGAGGGCGCCGCGCTGTTCGAGCGGGCCGCCGAGTGGTACGCGCGGGCGGGCGATCCGGGCGAGGCGCTGGCGGCACGCTCACGCGCGGCGTACGTGAGGGCGCTGACCGGCGACGTGGACGGGGCGCTCACCGCGGTCGCCGAACCCTACGAGCGGGTCCTCGCGCTGTACGCCGAGGAGGGCACCGGCCTGCGGCAGGCCGCGTCCGTGGTGATGGGACGCGCGCGGATCCTGATGCGGCCGGTGTACGAGGCCGAAGGGCCCGTGGACCCGGGGACGCTGTCCGCCGCCGAGGAGGCCGCGCGGGAGGTCCTGGCCCTCGTGGAGGGGCACGCCGGGGACGATGCGCGGATCGCGTCCCGGGCGGCCGAGGCGCGGGCGATGCTCGCCGAGACCGCCGCGCGCACCGGGGACCTCCGGGGGGCCGCGGAGCTGTTCGGGCGGGCGACGGACGAGTACGTCGGGGCGGGGCTGCCGTGGTTCGCGGTGGAGTACGAGGCCCGGCTGGCGGCCCTCGCGCACCACCTGGGCGATCCGGAGGGCGCCGAGCGGGCCCTGCGGGCGGCCCTGGAGCACGGCGGGGCGCATCTGAAGGCCGCGGGCCGGGCACAGCTGCACCTTCAGCTCGCCGAGGTGCTCGGCGGCCTGGACCGGACCGGGGAGGCGGCGGAACACGCCCTGGAGGCGGCGCACTGGGCCGACGAGGCGGACGAGGGACCGGCGCTCGGGGCCTGGGCCCGGCAGCAGCTCGGCGGCTTGCTGCTGCGGCTGGGGCGGTGGGCGGAGGCAGCCGAGGTGCTGGAGTCCGCGCTGAGCGACCTGTCCGCCGAGACGCACGGCGACGGGGCCGTCGTACAGACGCGGTGGTGGCTGGGCGACTGTCTGAGCGAGCTCGGGGAGCACCGTGCGGCAGCCGAACGCAGGCTTCAGGCCGCCGAGACCGCCCGGCACTGGCCCGAGCAGCAGGACCACGCGACCCTCGCCCATCTGGCCGCCGAGTCGCTGAGCCGGGCCGGGCTGCACGACGAGGCGGACCGTGCCTACACGCGCGCGGCCGACCTGTGGCGCTCCCTGGGCGACGTGCACGGCCTGGTCCCCGCCCTGCGCGCACGCGCGTGGCTCGCGCTGGGCACCGAGGCCGGCCTGGACGCGGCACGGGAGCTGATGGAGGCCGCCGTCACCGAGTGCGAGGTGGCGCTGGACACGGTGGACGACACGGCGGCGCGGCAGCGGCTCGTCGCCGAACTCGGGCACACCCACCGGCAGTTCGGTGATCTGCTCGCGGACAACGTGAACAACACAAACAACACAAACAACTCGGACAACGCAAACAACTCGGAGGACGAGGGGGACGGGGCCGCGTCCGAGGAGGCCCTGTCCAGGCTGGAGCAGGCGATCGCCGCCTTCGCCCTGCTGGGTCCGGCCGCCGTGCACGACCGGACCGGAGCGGAACTCGCCGCGGGATGGCGGGCGGCCGGCCTGGGCCGCCCCGCCGAGGCCACGGCACGCGCGCGTGCCGTGCTGGCGGCCTACGAGCACGCGGACGACGAGGACGGCCGGCCGCCCACCCGCCGTACGGAGGCCGAAAGACTCCTGCGAGCCCTCGAGGAGGGATCCGCGGACTGA
- a CDS encoding Lrp/AsnC family transcriptional regulator, whose product MVQAYILIQTEVGKASTVAETISKIPGVIQAEDVTGPYDVIVRAQADTVDDLGRMVVAKVQQVDGITRTLTCPVVHL is encoded by the coding sequence GTGGTACAGGCGTACATCCTGATCCAGACGGAGGTCGGCAAGGCGTCGACCGTCGCCGAGACGATCAGCAAGATCCCTGGGGTGATCCAGGCCGAGGACGTGACGGGACCGTACGACGTCATCGTGCGCGCCCAGGCCGACACGGTGGACGACCTGGGACGCATGGTGGTCGCGAAGGTCCAGCAAGTGGACGGCATCACGCGCACCCTGACCTGCCCGGTCGTGCATCTGTAG
- a CDS encoding 1-acyl-sn-glycerol-3-phosphate acyltransferase — protein sequence MPRRRIGFWYRFAAVICKPPLVVLIKRDWRGMENIPADGGFITVVNHNSHVDPFAYAHFQYNTGRVPRFLAKSGLFKKGLVGAAMRGTGQIPVYRESTDALSAFRAAIDAVERGECVAFYPEGTLTRDPDGWPMTGKTGAARVALQTKCPVIPVAQWGANELLPPYAKKPHLLPRKTHHVLAGPPVDLSRFYDQEMTPELLKEATEVIMAAITRRLEEIRGEKAPAEPYDPRRERIEQRRRTESQNQGSTVPAAQRGPAVRESVQEEGQGT from the coding sequence GTGCCCCGCCGCAGAATCGGCTTCTGGTATCGCTTCGCAGCGGTGATCTGCAAACCGCCACTGGTGGTTCTGATCAAGCGGGACTGGCGCGGAATGGAGAACATTCCTGCCGACGGCGGATTTATCACCGTGGTGAACCACAATTCGCACGTCGACCCCTTCGCGTACGCCCACTTTCAGTACAACACCGGCCGCGTGCCGCGATTCCTGGCGAAGAGCGGGCTTTTCAAGAAGGGATTGGTGGGTGCCGCGATGCGCGGCACCGGGCAGATCCCCGTCTACCGCGAGAGCACGGACGCGCTGAGCGCGTTCCGGGCCGCCATCGACGCCGTGGAGCGCGGCGAGTGCGTCGCCTTCTACCCCGAGGGCACCCTCACCCGCGACCCCGACGGCTGGCCGATGACCGGCAAGACCGGCGCCGCCCGGGTCGCCCTCCAGACCAAGTGCCCGGTGATTCCGGTCGCCCAGTGGGGCGCCAACGAACTGCTGCCGCCCTACGCCAAGAAGCCCCATCTGCTGCCCCGCAAGACCCACCACGTGCTGGCCGGACCGCCCGTGGACCTCTCCCGCTTCTACGACCAGGAGATGACCCCGGAACTGCTGAAGGAGGCGACCGAGGTCATCATGGCGGCCATCACCCGCCGCCTGGAGGAGATCCGCGGCGAGAAGGCGCCCGCCGAGCCGTACGATCCGCGCCGGGAGCGGATCGAGCAGCGCCGCCGCACCGAGTCGCAGAACCAGGGCAGCACCGTGCCGGCCGCGCAGCGCGGGCCGGCCGTGCGGGAATCCGTACAGGAAGAGGGGCAGGGCACGTGA
- a CDS encoding DAK2 domain-containing protein — translation MAQVPQTFDAPAVRTWCGLALRALGRAREEIDAINVYPVADGDTGTNLYLTVESAAAAVEAVFAAHEVGGGAGRTGGTEGTSSGPSLADAARAMAHGALIGARGNSGTILAQLLRGMAQVFAADGDRAHTDGRGLCLALRRAADSARQAVAHPMEGTVLSVASAAADAATGAEEDCGTVALAAYEGACAALAATPGQLAVLERAGVVDAGGRGLVAVLAALVETFTGRTPERGASSSSAAVAADGRPLVPHARVCPAEDDGPGACVPPASGPAFEVIYLLDAEDTAVARLRERLDGLGDSLVVVGGDGLWNVHVHVDDAGAAVEAGVEAGRPHRIRITHFGAGDAHTGGTGRPHRERAQRAVVAVVPGEGLAGLYTEAGATAVLARPGEQLASGELVEAVRRAHAREVVLLPNDPELRHTASAAAEQARGEGVRVALIPTRSAVQGIAALAVHEPGRRFDEDVVAMTSAAGATRHAEVTVVERQFWTTAGICQAGDVLGLIDGDVAVIGSDVAATAETVLDRMLSAGGELVTLVLGDEAPDAIADRLQTRVRESYLAVDTVVYQGGRQGALLLIGVE, via the coding sequence GTGGCGCAGGTGCCGCAGACGTTCGACGCGCCGGCGGTGCGCACCTGGTGCGGACTGGCGCTGCGGGCGCTGGGACGCGCGCGCGAGGAGATCGACGCGATCAACGTCTACCCCGTGGCCGACGGGGACACCGGCACCAACCTGTATCTGACCGTGGAGTCCGCCGCCGCGGCGGTGGAGGCCGTGTTCGCCGCGCACGAGGTCGGCGGCGGTGCCGGCAGGACCGGCGGGACCGAGGGGACTTCCTCCGGCCCCTCCCTGGCCGACGCCGCGCGGGCGATGGCGCACGGCGCGCTGATCGGGGCCCGAGGCAACTCCGGGACGATCCTCGCCCAGCTGCTGCGCGGCATGGCCCAGGTGTTCGCCGCCGACGGTGACCGCGCGCACACCGACGGGCGCGGCCTGTGCCTGGCCCTGCGGCGCGCGGCCGACTCCGCCCGGCAGGCCGTGGCGCACCCGATGGAGGGCACGGTCCTGTCGGTGGCCTCGGCCGCCGCGGACGCGGCCACCGGGGCGGAGGAAGACTGCGGGACGGTCGCGCTGGCCGCCTACGAGGGAGCGTGCGCGGCCCTCGCCGCGACCCCCGGACAGCTGGCGGTCCTGGAGCGCGCCGGGGTGGTCGACGCGGGCGGGCGGGGGCTGGTGGCGGTCCTCGCGGCCCTGGTGGAGACGTTCACGGGACGGACGCCGGAGCGGGGCGCGTCCTCCTCGTCAGCCGCGGTTGCGGCTGACGGCCGGCCGCTCGTGCCTCACGCGCGCGTGTGCCCCGCCGAGGACGACGGGCCCGGTGCCTGCGTGCCGCCCGCGAGCGGTCCCGCCTTCGAGGTGATCTACCTGCTCGACGCCGAGGACACGGCCGTCGCCCGGCTGCGCGAGCGGCTCGACGGGCTCGGGGACTCCCTCGTCGTCGTCGGCGGCGACGGCCTGTGGAACGTGCACGTGCACGTCGACGACGCCGGCGCCGCCGTGGAGGCGGGCGTGGAGGCCGGGCGGCCGCACCGGATCCGGATCACGCACTTCGGCGCCGGTGACGCGCACACCGGCGGGACCGGACGGCCGCACCGGGAGCGGGCCCAGCGCGCCGTGGTGGCCGTCGTGCCCGGTGAGGGGCTGGCCGGGCTCTACACCGAGGCCGGGGCGACCGCGGTGCTCGCCCGGCCCGGGGAGCAGCTCGCGAGTGGGGAACTCGTCGAGGCCGTACGGCGGGCACACGCGCGCGAGGTGGTCCTGTTGCCCAACGACCCCGAGTTGCGCCACACCGCGTCCGCCGCGGCCGAGCAGGCCCGCGGGGAGGGCGTCCGCGTCGCCCTGATCCCTACCCGCTCGGCCGTGCAGGGCATCGCCGCCCTCGCCGTGCACGAGCCGGGGCGCCGTTTCGACGAGGACGTCGTCGCCATGACCTCGGCGGCCGGCGCCACCCGCCACGCCGAGGTCACCGTCGTGGAACGCCAGTTCTGGACCACGGCCGGCATCTGCCAGGCCGGTGACGTCCTCGGCCTCATCGACGGCGACGTGGCCGTGATCGGCTCGGACGTCGCGGCCACCGCCGAGACCGTCCTGGACCGCATGCTCTCGGCGGGCGGCGAACTGGTCACCCTCGTCCTCGGCGACGAGGCCCCCGACGCGATCGCCGACCGCCTCCAGACCCGCGTCCGTGAGTCCTACCTCGCCGTCGACACGGTGGTCTACCAGGGCGGCCGGCAGGGGGCGCTGCTGCTCATCGGGGTGGAGTGA
- a CDS encoding NAD(P)H-dependent glycerol-3-phosphate dehydrogenase — MSKPVKAAVFGTGSWGTAFGMVLADAGCEVTLWARRAELVDAVNSTRTNPDYLPGVELPENLRATADAAEAARDADFTVLAIPSQTMRANLAEWVPLLAPDTVLVSLMKGVELGSAMRMSEVIEDVAKVGADRVAVVTGPNLAREIAARMPAAGVVACTDEAVARRLQAVCHTPYFRPYTNTDVVGCELGGAVKNVIGLAVGIADGMGLGDNAKGSLITRGLAETTRLGMALGADPLTFSGLAGLGDLVATCSSPLSRNHTFGTNLGKGMTLQETIAVTKQTAEGVKSCESVLDLARRHGVDMPITETVVGIVHEAKPPVVALRELMSRSAKPERR, encoded by the coding sequence GTGAGCAAGCCGGTCAAGGCGGCCGTCTTCGGTACCGGATCGTGGGGCACCGCCTTCGGCATGGTCCTCGCCGACGCCGGTTGCGAGGTGACCCTGTGGGCCCGCCGCGCCGAACTCGTCGACGCGGTCAACTCCACCCGGACCAACCCCGACTACCTGCCCGGAGTCGAACTCCCGGAGAACCTGCGGGCCACGGCCGACGCCGCCGAGGCCGCCCGCGACGCCGACTTCACGGTGCTCGCCATCCCCTCGCAGACCATGCGGGCGAACCTCGCCGAGTGGGTGCCGCTGCTCGCCCCGGACACGGTTCTCGTCTCCCTGATGAAGGGCGTCGAACTCGGCTCGGCCATGCGGATGAGCGAGGTGATCGAGGACGTCGCCAAGGTCGGCGCCGACCGCGTCGCCGTCGTCACCGGGCCCAACCTGGCCCGGGAGATCGCCGCCCGCATGCCGGCCGCCGGCGTGGTCGCGTGCACCGACGAGGCGGTGGCCCGGCGGTTGCAGGCCGTCTGCCACACCCCGTACTTCCGGCCGTACACCAACACCGACGTGGTCGGCTGCGAACTCGGCGGCGCCGTCAAGAACGTGATCGGTCTGGCCGTCGGCATCGCGGACGGCATGGGGCTCGGCGACAACGCCAAGGGCTCGCTCATCACCCGCGGCCTCGCCGAGACCACCCGGCTGGGCATGGCCCTGGGCGCCGACCCGCTGACCTTCTCCGGACTCGCCGGCCTCGGCGACCTGGTGGCCACCTGCTCCTCGCCGCTTTCGCGCAACCACACCTTCGGCACCAACCTCGGCAAGGGCATGACCCTCCAGGAGACCATCGCGGTCACCAAGCAGACCGCCGAGGGCGTCAAGTCCTGTGAGTCGGTGCTGGATCTGGCCCGCCGGCACGGCGTCGACATGCCCATCACGGAGACCGTCGTCGGCATCGTGCACGAGGCCAAGCCGCCGGTGGTGGCCCTCCGGGAGCTGATGTCGCGCAGCGCCAAGCCCGAACGCCGCTGA